TTCGGTCAGCCCGGCCCGCGTCGGTCGAATGTCGGCCGAACCGTCATCACTAGGCGTGGTGACTCTTGCGCAACCGGGCGCAAGCAGCATCGCGGCGAGCAGCCCGCAGGCGGCGAAAGACAACTTTGTGCCGGTGTTGCGTCGCATCATTGCGGGCAGGTTATGCGTTCGAAAGTGCCTTGGCAGCGCCGGGGATTTGACGGCCTCAATATGCTGCGGTGCCGGTGGAGCGATCACCGGGGCGAGGCTATCCTCTAGCTTGCGCCACATTGTCCGTGGTGCGACCGAACCGGGCGATGAGGCGGCGTCCCGCCGGTCGGTGCATTTGCAAATCGCTATTGCCGCCTTTTCCCAGTGGACGGTGCCGCCATCGGCCCGTCGGATTCACGGTACTTTTATGGTCGATTTCAACCTTCTTTCTGAGCTGGACACCTTCGAAGACGAAGCCAGCACCCTCGTGATCGATGCCATCGGCGAGGAAGCCGCCGATGATCTTGGCTCCCTCGTCCAGGGCGACGAGGTCTTGGATTTCCGCAGCAACAGCATCATCACCGGCCGCATCAGCGGCAAAGCCGGCGAAGACTTCGTCGTCGAACTCGGACTCAAGTCCGAGGGCATCCTCGATCGCAACGAGTTCGATGATCCGGACTCGATGAGCGTCGGTGACGAGGTGCGCGTCCTGCTCGAAAATGTCGACCAGGATTCGGGCAGCCTGAGCATCTCCAAGCGCAAGGCCGACCGGATCATCAACTGGGAAAAGATCATGGTCGAGAAGCAGGAAGGCGACCATGTGAAGGGCAAGGTGGCCAAAAAGATCAAGGGCGGCCTGCTTGTCGACATCGGCGTGCCGGTCTTCCTCCCCGCCTCGCAGGTCGACATCCGTCGCCCCGGCGAGATCAGCGACTGGATCGGCCAGGAAGTCGAAGCGCTCATCCTCAAGATCGACGAGGAACGTCGCAACATCGTCATCTCCCGCCGCAAGCTCATCGAGCAGCAGCGTGAGGAACAGAAGTCCAAGACCCTCAACGCGGTCAAGGAAGGCGACATCACCACCGGCGTCGTCAAGAACATCGCCGACTTCGGCGCGTTCATCGACCTCGGCGGCATCGACGGCCTGCTCCACATCACCGACATGTCCTGGGGCCGCGTCGGCCACCCGAGCGAGATGCTCAAGATCGATCAGGAGATCGAGGTCAAGGTCCTCTCCATCGACTACGAGAAAGAGAAGATCGCACTCGGCCTCAAGCAGAAAACCTCCAGCCCCTGGGAGAACATCGAGACCGGCTACGGCATGGGCAGCGTCCACGAGGGCGAGGTCGTCAACATCATGTCCTACGGCGCCTTCATCAAGCTTGAAGACGGTGTCGAGGGTCTGGTCCACATCTCTGAGATGTCCTGGACCAAGCGCATCAACCACCCCTCGGAAGTCGTCACCCAAGGCCAGAAAGTTCAGGTCAAGGTCCTCGAGATCAACAAGGACAAGCAGGAAATCTCGCTCGGCATGAAGCAGGTCGAAGAGAACCCTTGGGACCGCGTCGCCGACAAGTACCCGCCCGGCTCGGTCATCGAGGGCAAGGTCCGCAACATCGCCAACTACGGCGCGTTCGTCGAGATCGAGGAAGGCATCGACGGCCTGCTCCACGTCTCCGACCTCAGCTGGACCAAGAAGGTCGGCCACCCGTCCGAGATCCTCAAAAAGTCCGAGGACGTCCAGGCCGTCGTGCTCAGCGTCGATCAGGAGAAGCAACGGATCGCCCTCGGGCTCAAGCAGATGCAGGAAGATCCCTGGCTCAACGTCATCCCCGAGAACTACCGCCCGGGCATGGTTGTTCAGGGCGAGGTCACGAAGATCGCCAACTTCGGCGTCTTCGTCGAGCTCGAGCCCGGTCTCGAAGGTCTGCTCCACGTCTCGGAGATTGCCGACCACAAGGTCGAGAAGCCCGAGGACGAGCTCAAGGCCGGCCAGAACCTGGAGGTCAAGATCCTCCGCGTCGACCCCGACGAGCGCAAGATCGGTCTCTCGCTCAAGCGTGCCCAGTGGGCCGCCGACCAGGAGAAGCGCGAGGAGGAGCGCTCCCAGCGCACCGACCGCAAGAACCTCCGCGGCGGCCTCGAATAGGTCACAACGTCAACGCACGAATCACCGAAAGCCCACGCCTTCAGGCGTGGGCTTTGGGTTGCGCGCCAAGCACACTCCGGCTCGCCGCCGTGCCCCAGGTCTCCTCGTTGAACGCCCGGCTCTCGCCCGGCGCGACCGTCAGCCAGTTCCAGCCGTCGTCGCTCTCACGGAGCAAACGTGCCAACAGCATCACCTGGCCGATGTGATACGAAACATGAGTCAACGCACGGTCGATCGCATCGGGAATCGTATGGTCGACGCCGCGAATCCAAACCGTTCGGTCAACGTCGGCAGGTCCGAGCGCTTCGAGCGTTTCGGTAAAGCAAGACCAACCCGTATCGAACCACGCCATCAACTCCGCGCGGCTGCCCGGCCAGTCCTGCATCTCAGCGTCGCGATCGCGCGTCGGCTTTTCGCCATCGGTCGTGAGAAAGTCAGTGAACCGACTCTGCAGATTACCGCCCAAGTGCCGCAAGATGACCGCGATGCTGTTCATCCCCGGCCGCGGCCGACGCACCAGAACCTCGTCGTCGGTCTGCTCCAAAACCGCGTCGATCATCCGCCGGTAGCCAGCGAGGGTCTCGCGAGCCGCCGTGAGCCAGGCATCGTTCATGGCATCAGCATAACCGTGGTGTAGGCTTCCGTGATGCCTGTTCATCACCTCGGACCGCGCGGCACGTTTTCCGAAGCGGCCGCCCGACACTTCGGCGACGAACTTATCCCACAACCGTCGTTCGACGCGCTCGCGTCGGCGGTCGGCGGTGACGCGGTCGGCGTGCTGCCGTACTACAACC
The nucleotide sequence above comes from Planctomycetota bacterium. Encoded proteins:
- a CDS encoding 30S ribosomal protein S1, yielding MVDFNLLSELDTFEDEASTLVIDAIGEEAADDLGSLVQGDEVLDFRSNSIITGRISGKAGEDFVVELGLKSEGILDRNEFDDPDSMSVGDEVRVLLENVDQDSGSLSISKRKADRIINWEKIMVEKQEGDHVKGKVAKKIKGGLLVDIGVPVFLPASQVDIRRPGEISDWIGQEVEALILKIDEERRNIVISRRKLIEQQREEQKSKTLNAVKEGDITTGVVKNIADFGAFIDLGGIDGLLHITDMSWGRVGHPSEMLKIDQEIEVKVLSIDYEKEKIALGLKQKTSSPWENIETGYGMGSVHEGEVVNIMSYGAFIKLEDGVEGLVHISEMSWTKRINHPSEVVTQGQKVQVKVLEINKDKQEISLGMKQVEENPWDRVADKYPPGSVIEGKVRNIANYGAFVEIEEGIDGLLHVSDLSWTKKVGHPSEILKKSEDVQAVVLSVDQEKQRIALGLKQMQEDPWLNVIPENYRPGMVVQGEVTKIANFGVFVELEPGLEGLLHVSEIADHKVEKPEDELKAGQNLEVKILRVDPDERKIGLSLKRAQWAADQEKREEERSQRTDRKNLRGGLE
- a CDS encoding DUF1572 family protein; translated protein: MNDAWLTAARETLAGYRRMIDAVLEQTDDEVLVRRPRPGMNSIAVILRHLGGNLQSRFTDFLTTDGEKPTRDRDAEMQDWPGSRAELMAWFDTGWSCFTETLEALGPADVDRTVWIRGVDHTIPDAIDRALTHVSYHIGQVMLLARLLRESDDGWNWLTVAPGESRAFNEETWGTAASRSVLGAQPKAHA